A stretch of Flexistipes sp. DNA encodes these proteins:
- a CDS encoding TlyA family RNA methyltransferase produces MAKKRLDVLLIDRGFAESREKARALIMSGNVYTDNHLLDKPGTRVLEDIPIYVKEPLPFVSRGGLKLDKAKNVFRIDFDGKTVLDIGASTGGFTDVALQNGAKKVVAVDVGKNQLHYSLTKDPRVVNLQKVNFRHAEYELLGEKYDIIVCDVSFISLNRIIPKTALFCKENTEAVFLIKPQFEAEKNEVGKNGVVRDIGVHERVILKVINAAEGYGLKFAGLAKSPIKGPKGNIEYLSYFRYDENINKIENINEIIEQVVNDEEYSYCC; encoded by the coding sequence ATGGCCAAAAAACGATTAGATGTACTTTTGATAGACAGAGGTTTTGCTGAAAGCAGAGAGAAGGCCAGGGCACTTATTATGTCGGGCAATGTTTATACGGATAATCACCTTCTGGATAAACCGGGAACACGTGTTTTAGAGGATATCCCGATATATGTTAAGGAACCCCTCCCTTTTGTGAGCAGAGGGGGATTGAAACTTGATAAAGCAAAAAACGTTTTCAGAATAGATTTTGATGGTAAAACAGTTCTTGATATAGGTGCTTCCACCGGAGGTTTTACAGATGTTGCTCTGCAGAACGGAGCAAAAAAGGTAGTGGCTGTGGATGTGGGCAAAAACCAGCTGCATTATTCACTGACCAAAGATCCGAGAGTGGTTAATTTGCAGAAGGTTAATTTTCGTCATGCAGAATATGAGCTTCTTGGTGAGAAATATGATATAATTGTATGTGATGTATCATTTATTTCGCTGAACAGGATAATACCCAAAACAGCCTTATTCTGTAAAGAGAACACAGAAGCTGTTTTTTTAATAAAACCTCAGTTTGAGGCTGAAAAAAATGAAGTGGGCAAAAACGGGGTGGTGAGAGACATCGGTGTTCATGAAAGGGTTATTCTTAAAGTAATCAACGCGGCCGAAGGGTACGGCCTGAAATTTGCCGGGCTTGCTAAATCTCCGATAAAGGGACCGAAAGGCAATATTGAGTATTTGAGTTATTTCAGGTATGATGAAAATATTAATAAAATCGAAAATATCAATGAAATTATAGAGCAGGTTGTTAATGATGAAGAATATAGCTATTGTTGTTAA
- a CDS encoding NAD(+)/NADH kinase, which produces MMKNIAIVVKPHAEEVADITIQICDYLKSEGKNVLLEERTASVLGYSDFTTHNEIKNNADLLIVLGGDGTLISSNRIISGANIPILGVNLGRLGFLTETKVEEALDTVKKVLSGNYKFDNRMKLISDIFYDEEKVFTTEVLNDIVINKGALARIIDIEVHIDNQYVNTYRADGLIISTPTGSTAYTLAAGGPIVYPTLNSIILTPICPHSLTHRPIVIHDDSEIKIRILNDDEKVFITYDGQIGRKMSLKEEIFIYKSPQPVKLIVSQKRNYFALLKEKLGWGST; this is translated from the coding sequence ATGATGAAGAATATAGCTATTGTTGTTAAACCTCATGCTGAGGAAGTGGCGGACATAACTATTCAGATTTGCGACTATCTGAAGTCAGAAGGCAAGAATGTACTGCTGGAAGAAAGAACGGCTTCGGTACTCGGCTACTCCGACTTTACCACTCATAACGAGATTAAAAACAATGCAGATCTTCTTATTGTCTTGGGCGGAGACGGCACTTTGATTTCCTCCAACAGGATTATTTCCGGAGCCAATATCCCTATTTTGGGAGTAAATCTCGGCAGGCTTGGTTTTCTCACGGAAACAAAAGTAGAGGAAGCTCTTGATACTGTGAAGAAAGTGCTTTCCGGCAACTATAAATTCGATAACCGTATGAAGCTGATAAGCGATATTTTTTATGATGAAGAAAAAGTATTCACTACAGAGGTATTAAACGATATTGTTATCAACAAAGGGGCGTTGGCAAGGATTATTGATATAGAAGTTCATATTGACAATCAGTATGTGAATACATACAGAGCTGACGGGCTGATCATTTCAACTCCCACAGGCTCTACTGCTTATACTCTGGCAGCGGGCGGCCCGATAGTTTATCCTACGCTCAATTCCATCATATTGACACCGATTTGTCCCCATTCACTTACCCACAGACCCATTGTTATACACGATGACAGTGAAATTAAGATACGTATCTTAAATGATGACGAGAAAGTTTTTATAACCTATGACGGCCAAATCGGCAGAAAAATGTCTTTGAAAGAGGAAATTTTTATATACAAATCTCCACAGCCGGTAAAATTGATTGTGTCACAGAAAAGAAATTATTTTGCACTGTTAAAGGAAAAATTAGGGTGGGGCAGCACCTGA